The DNA segment GAGCCCCTGCTCCAGAGCTACTCCGGGCCCGCCTCCCCGTACTGGGCGTCCAAGGGCTTCCTCGGACTGCTGATGCCCGCGGACCACCCCGTCTGGACGGCCCCCGAGGAGCCGCTGCCCGTCGAGCGGGAGGACGCCGTGACCCTCCTCGGCCCGACCGGCATGCTGCTCCAGTCCACCGCCGCGGACGGCCTGGTCCGCCTCCACAACCACGGCTCGAACCACGTGGGCGACGACGAGGACCCCGGCTACGCCCGCTTCGCGTACTCCACCCGCACCGGCCCCACCCACGGCGCCGTACGCGACAACCACTTCGCGCTGCTCCTCGACGGCGGGCCCACCACCCGCCGCACCGCCGAACCCCGCACCGCGGGACCCGGCGCCGCCGTCTCCGCGCACACCCCGCACCCCGGCGTCCGGGTCGTCTCCGCCACCCTCGCCCACGGCCGCGCCGAGGTCCGCGCGCACCTGGTCACCGGCGCGCCCGAGGGCACCCCCGTACGCCAGACCGGCTGGGCCACCAACGACCCGGCGCTCACCGCCCAGCTCCACCCGGTGCACGGCTACGGCGGCGCCGCGCACCGGCTCCCCGGCGGGTCCACGATGTTCGGCGAGACCTCCGGACTCCTCGCGGTGGACGGCGTCACCACCGGGGAGCGGTCCCTGTTCGTGGCCCTGGCCTCGCTCACCGGGGAGCCGGACCCGGACCCCGTCACCGCCCTCGCGGACGTGCGCGTCCAGGGCCCCGACGAGATCCGGGTGACCTGGCACGACGGCACGACCGCCGTCCTGCGTGTCCCGGCGGAGTCCTGAGCGGACCGCGCCGGGACACCTCGCGCCCGTCCCGGTCTACTGCGGGCCGTACTTGCGGCCCGTACGCGAGCTGATCCCGCCCAGCAGGCCGCGCGGTGCCAGCTTCGCGGCGCCCATCAGGGCCTTGTAGCGCGGGTCCGGGATCGACACCGTCTTCCCGCGCGCCAGGTCGGCGAGCGCCGTGCTCACCAGCTTGTCCGCGTCGAGCCACATCCAGCCGGGGATGTTGTCCGTGCCCATCCCGGCCCGCTGGTGGAACTCCGTACGCACGAAGCCCGGACACAGCGCCATCAGCCGCACGCCCGACCCGGCCAGGTCCTTCGCCGCGCCCTGGCTGAACTGCACCACCCACGCCTTGGACGCCCCGTAGGTGCCGCGCGGCAGGAACGCGGCGACCGAGGCCACGTTGACGATGCCGCCCCTGCCGCGCTCGCGCATGGCGGGCGCGGCGGCGGAGGTCAGCCGCAGCACCGCCTCGCAGTGCACCTTCAGCATGGCCAGCTCGTCGGCCATCGGGACCTCCAGATAGCGGCCCCTGTTGCCGAACCCGGCGTTGTTCACCAGGAGATCGACCGGCCGTCTGCGGTCGCCGAGACGTTTCTCGACCGCGCCGATGCCCTTGTCCTCGGACAGGTCCGCCCGCAGCACCTCCGCCTCGATGCCGTGCCGGTCGTGCAGTTCGGTCGCCTGCTCGCGCAGCCGGTCCGCGTCCCGTGCCACCAGGACCAGGTCGTACCCGTCGGCGGCGAGCCGCCGGGCGAAGGCGGCACCGATGCCCGCCGTCGCGCCCGTGATCAGTGCAGTCGTCATACGCGGCACGGTAGAGCATCGGAATCCGGCCGTCCCCCGCCCCCGGCGCCGCTCCCGGACCCGGCC comes from the Streptomyces sp. NBC_00525 genome and includes:
- a CDS encoding SDR family NAD(P)-dependent oxidoreductase, encoding MTTALITGATAGIGAAFARRLAADGYDLVLVARDADRLREQATELHDRHGIEAEVLRADLSEDKGIGAVEKRLGDRRRPVDLLVNNAGFGNRGRYLEVPMADELAMLKVHCEAVLRLTSAAAPAMRERGRGGIVNVASVAAFLPRGTYGASKAWVVQFSQGAAKDLAGSGVRLMALCPGFVRTEFHQRAGMGTDNIPGWMWLDADKLVSTALADLARGKTVSIPDPRYKALMGAAKLAPRGLLGGISSRTGRKYGPQ